The window AGTCAACACGCCGTTTGTGGAGTCAGATGAGTCGGTGTTGGAGCAGAAAGATGCGAGAGCGGAGAAGAGCGCACTGGACGAGCGAGCGGAGCAACTGTGGGAATCAGACGCGCGCAACTCGGCGCTGGCGGGAAAAGACGGAGCGTTCGAGCGTCTCCTAGGTGACTTACTGTCCACATCCAAGCGCTCGTGGAGTCGATTCAAGAAAGGCGGACTGAGGAGCTGCTTTGGGGTCAGACTCGAAAGAATCGGGTCTTTTAGCGGGCTCGGGTGTTAAGTAAAGGTATGTTAGGAGACGTTAGGTCATCTTGACGAGATTTAAACATGGGGAATTGTTCAAACGCGtattagaaataaaataagtcaTGTCTTATTACTACATGTCATGTCACTTCTTGCAGGTTGGGACTTCAC of the Megalobrama amblycephala isolate DHTTF-2021 linkage group LG12, ASM1881202v1, whole genome shotgun sequence genome contains:
- the nppal gene encoding natriuretic peptide A-like, with protein sequence MIANISIFCVSSLLLLNLVGAKPVSSLQSLKQLLDEEVNTPFVESDESVLEQKDARAEKSALDERAEQLWESDARNSALAGKDGAFERLLGDLLSTSKRSWSRFKKGGLRSCFGVRLERIGSFSGLGC